Proteins encoded in a region of the Haloglomus salinum genome:
- a CDS encoding DHH family phosphoesterase, protein MDDYLIDDDRLSLSRKSVLPGEGFFVPDSVDEAREEAEAREAIAGASTVVIADPDADGLACVALCREAFGSAALVPTGPHEIADSLEYVAEFAETDARVVVCDLCPDDERDIEPLGDVADGHEVRWFDHHQWHDDLAALVREAGVDLVVGPSDEVCTADVALEALDYDFPERFTDLAEVTRDHDLWLREDPRSDDLADYAYWVEPEEYVEVVREHGADLPEDVEDYIAERRVEKEALIEQAVERGQIVDVNGWTVGVTYGRCSQNEVAEAFREQGADASVVVKPSGSASIRGTDRFERCHEVAAQVNGGGHPKAAGCKPDIYDDMLDYAHHWTTRGAITKQVILDGFRALEPEDEADVESE, encoded by the coding sequence ATGGACGATTATCTCATCGACGACGACCGACTCTCGCTCTCGCGGAAGTCGGTGCTGCCGGGTGAGGGCTTCTTCGTGCCCGACTCCGTGGACGAGGCCCGCGAGGAGGCCGAGGCCCGCGAGGCCATCGCCGGCGCCTCGACGGTGGTCATCGCGGACCCGGACGCCGACGGCCTGGCCTGCGTGGCGCTGTGCCGCGAGGCGTTCGGGTCGGCCGCACTCGTGCCCACGGGGCCGCACGAAATCGCCGACTCGCTGGAGTACGTCGCGGAGTTCGCCGAGACAGACGCCCGGGTCGTGGTCTGTGACCTCTGCCCGGACGACGAACGCGACATCGAACCGCTCGGCGACGTGGCCGACGGCCACGAGGTCCGGTGGTTCGACCACCACCAGTGGCACGACGACCTCGCGGCGCTGGTCCGGGAGGCGGGCGTCGACCTCGTGGTCGGCCCCTCGGACGAGGTGTGTACCGCGGACGTGGCGCTGGAGGCGCTCGACTACGACTTCCCCGAGCGGTTCACCGACCTCGCGGAGGTGACCCGTGACCACGACCTCTGGCTCCGCGAGGACCCCCGCAGCGACGACCTCGCCGACTACGCCTACTGGGTCGAACCCGAGGAGTACGTCGAGGTCGTCCGCGAGCACGGCGCCGACCTCCCCGAGGACGTCGAGGACTACATCGCCGAGCGCCGCGTCGAGAAGGAGGCGCTCATCGAGCAGGCCGTCGAGCGCGGGCAGATCGTCGACGTGAACGGCTGGACCGTCGGGGTGACGTACGGCCGCTGCTCGCAGAACGAGGTCGCCGAGGCGTTCCGCGAGCAGGGCGCCGACGCCTCCGTCGTGGTCAAGCCCTCCGGCTCGGCCAGCATCCGCGGCACCGACCGGTTCGAGCGCTGCCACGAGGTCGCCGCGCAGGTCAACGGCGGCGGCCACCCGAAGGCCGCCGGGTGTAAACCGGACATCTACGACGACATGCTCGATTACGCCCACCACTGGACGACTCGGGGCGCCATCACGAAGCAGGTCATCCTCGACGGGTTCCGGGCACTGGAGCCGGAGGATGAGGCGGACGTGGAATCGGAGTAG
- a CDS encoding cupin domain-containing protein, producing MEHRVADEREPIDLDGHQLQLLAPGERTSGWRLRLEPGTVRPERENHYERCGYVVRGELTVTVDGASHVVEPGDAVVIPRGEPHALANHGDEPTVVVERFAPPHYFNSPDADHPPVSRLSREADAGDG from the coding sequence ATGGAGCATCGCGTCGCCGACGAGCGCGAACCGATCGACCTCGACGGGCACCAGCTCCAGCTGCTGGCCCCGGGCGAGCGGACGAGCGGCTGGCGGCTCCGCCTCGAACCGGGGACGGTCCGGCCGGAGCGCGAGAACCACTACGAGCGGTGCGGCTACGTGGTCCGGGGGGAACTGACCGTCACCGTCGACGGCGCGTCACACGTCGTCGAGCCCGGAGATGCGGTCGTCATCCCCCGTGGCGAACCGCACGCTCTCGCCAACCACGGCGACGAGCCGACCGTCGTCGTCGAGCGGTTCGCGCCGCCGCACTACTTCAACTCGCCGGACGCGGACCACCCGCCCGTCTCCCGTCTCTCTCGGGAGGCCGACGCCGGGGACGGCTGA
- a CDS encoding PIN domain-containing protein: MVDYVLDTEPLVAFLYDEPGHEAVAEVLERVASGAADGLLAEVNASELLYLVARIEGVDGTATDASLRTADRDVRALTRHGLELARADWALAGRVKAHGGIALGDAHAVALAHEHDATLLAGADGEFDELPVEVTVERFRDHGV, from the coding sequence ATGGTGGACTACGTCCTCGACACGGAGCCGCTGGTCGCCTTCCTCTACGACGAACCCGGGCACGAGGCCGTCGCCGAGGTGCTCGAACGGGTCGCATCGGGTGCGGCCGACGGCCTGCTCGCGGAGGTCAACGCCTCGGAACTGCTCTACCTCGTCGCGCGCATCGAGGGCGTCGACGGGACAGCGACCGACGCGTCGCTCCGCACCGCGGACCGGGACGTTCGCGCGCTGACCCGCCACGGACTGGAGCTGGCGCGTGCGGACTGGGCCCTCGCGGGTCGCGTGAAGGCCCACGGGGGAATCGCACTCGGCGACGCACACGCCGTCGCGCTGGCTCACGAGCACGATGCGACCCTGCTGGCCGGCGCCGACGGGGAGTTCGACGAGTTGCCGGTCGAGGTAACCGTGGAGCGGTTCCGGGACCACGGCGTGTGA
- a CDS encoding cupin domain-containing protein, with protein sequence MEHVAEGERETVEAVPGVHLTQLAAGEELSIQRFHIDPGAEVPEHDHHHEQTGYVVSGTLTFLVDGEEYDVGPGDSFTIPGGEPHAAENRGEEPVVGIDTFAPPRPNPDWAPPPDDK encoded by the coding sequence ATGGAACACGTGGCCGAGGGGGAGCGCGAGACGGTCGAGGCCGTCCCGGGGGTTCACCTGACCCAGCTGGCGGCGGGGGAGGAGCTGAGCATCCAGCGGTTCCACATCGACCCCGGCGCCGAGGTCCCGGAACACGACCACCATCACGAGCAGACCGGCTACGTCGTCTCCGGGACGCTGACGTTCCTCGTCGACGGGGAGGAGTACGATGTCGGTCCGGGTGACTCGTTCACCATCCCGGGCGGGGAGCCCCACGCCGCCGAGAACCGCGGCGAGGAACCGGTCGTCGGCATCGACACGTTCGCGCCGCCGCGGCCCAACCCGGACTGGGCCCCGCCCCCGGACGACAAGTGA